A single Tenacibaculum sp. 190524A02b DNA region contains:
- the rocD gene encoding ornithine--oxo-acid transaminase, with protein sequence MAVLEKLTSQQAIDLENKYGAHNYHPLPVVLSKGEGVYVWDVEGKKYYDFLSAYSAVNQGHCHPKIVGAMVNQAQTLTLTSRAFYNDMLGQYEKYATEYFGFDKLLPMNTGAEAVETALKLCRKWAYEVKGIEENEAQIIVCKNNFHGRTTTIISFSNDPVARKNFGPFTNGFIKIEYDNLKALEEALENNKNVAGFMAEPIQGEAGVYVPSEGYLAAAKALCEKHNVLFIADEVQTGIARTGRLLAVNHEEVQPDILILGKALSGGAYPVSAVLANDAIMNVIKPGNHGSTFGGNPVAAAVAIAALEVVKEEKLAENAERLGKIFREELGTFAEENDLVTLVRGKGLLNAVVINDTEDSDTAWNICMKLRDNGLLAKPTHGNIIRFAPPLVMNEEQLRDCINIIKKTITEYKK encoded by the coding sequence ATGGCTGTTTTAGAAAAGTTAACTTCACAGCAAGCAATCGATTTAGAGAACAAGTATGGAGCTCATAATTATCACCCGTTACCTGTAGTATTAAGTAAAGGAGAAGGTGTTTATGTATGGGATGTAGAAGGTAAGAAGTATTATGATTTTCTTTCGGCTTACTCTGCTGTAAACCAAGGACACTGCCATCCAAAAATTGTTGGAGCAATGGTGAATCAAGCTCAAACCTTAACATTAACATCTCGTGCTTTTTATAATGACATGTTAGGTCAGTATGAAAAATACGCTACAGAATATTTTGGATTTGATAAGTTATTACCAATGAACACTGGAGCTGAAGCGGTAGAAACTGCTTTAAAGCTTTGTAGAAAATGGGCTTATGAAGTTAAAGGAATTGAAGAAAATGAAGCGCAGATAATTGTTTGTAAAAACAATTTTCATGGAAGAACAACTACAATTATATCATTTTCAAATGATCCAGTAGCACGTAAAAATTTTGGGCCGTTTACTAATGGATTTATCAAAATTGAATACGATAATTTAAAGGCTTTAGAAGAAGCATTAGAGAATAATAAAAATGTAGCTGGTTTTATGGCTGAACCTATTCAAGGTGAGGCTGGTGTATATGTACCTTCTGAGGGGTATTTAGCTGCTGCAAAAGCATTGTGTGAAAAGCATAATGTATTGTTTATTGCAGATGAAGTTCAAACAGGAATAGCACGTACTGGTAGATTATTAGCAGTAAATCATGAAGAAGTACAGCCAGATATTTTAATTTTAGGTAAAGCATTAAGTGGTGGAGCGTATCCTGTTTCTGCTGTATTAGCGAATGATGCTATTATGAATGTTATTAAGCCTGGTAATCATGGATCTACTTTTGGTGGAAATCCAGTAGCTGCTGCTGTAGCTATTGCTGCTTTAGAAGTGGTAAAAGAAGAAAAGTTAGCTGAGAATGCTGAGCGCTTAGGTAAAATTTTCCGTGAAGAATTAGGGACATTTGCCGAAGAAAATGATTTAGTGACTTTAGTTCGTGGTAAAGGGTTGTTAAATGCAGTAGTAATCAATGATACTGAAGATAGCGACACGGCTTGGAACATTTGTATGAAGCTACGAGATAATGGATTACTAGCTAAGCCTACACATGGAAATATTATTCGTTTTGCACCTCCTTTAGTAATGAATGAAGAGCAATTAAGAGATTGTATTAATATAATTAAGAAGACTATTACTGAGTATAAAAAGTAA
- a CDS encoding mechanosensitive ion channel, whose product MKQILETYNNVTGTLGAPIGALIILIIGWFIAGLVKKLISNLFHKSGLNKTFSNSKVDIGKLVAKLVYFLLMIFVFTLALDKLGMTSVLEPAKNLLNGFTDFIPNIIGAGLVGYIGYMLATIVSELVGMSGEVIQKFAPKLNLPENINLVDILKKVVFIFIFIPLLISSLNILNIHSVSDPATAMLQSFFNAIPKVLVASLILIVFVVGGKFLSNLLKELLDSLNLNQVLQKAGLNSLFGTTNTEKLIANIVYAFIILFGIITAIDKLEFHKLSEIIHTVVALGGNILFGLIILAIGNWIANLAATNFTKTDDNPFVANVIKIAIIAIFLAIGLRKMGIADDIINLAFGITLGAIALTIVLSFGLGGKEAAGKQMEKIIDKFNKK is encoded by the coding sequence ATGAAACAAATTCTAGAAACTTACAACAATGTTACAGGAACTTTAGGAGCTCCTATTGGTGCTTTAATTATTCTTATTATAGGATGGTTTATAGCTGGTTTAGTAAAAAAACTTATCTCTAACTTATTTCACAAAAGTGGACTTAATAAAACATTTAGTAATAGTAAGGTAGATATTGGGAAACTAGTAGCTAAACTTGTCTATTTTTTACTAATGATATTTGTATTTACACTTGCATTAGATAAACTAGGAATGACTAGCGTTTTAGAACCAGCAAAAAACTTACTAAATGGCTTTACTGATTTTATACCAAATATTATTGGTGCTGGATTAGTGGGATATATTGGCTATATGCTAGCAACCATAGTTTCAGAACTAGTAGGAATGTCTGGTGAAGTAATTCAAAAGTTTGCTCCAAAACTTAATCTTCCCGAAAATATTAACCTTGTTGATATTTTAAAAAAGGTAGTTTTTATTTTTATATTTATTCCTCTTTTAATCTCTTCCTTAAATATTTTAAATATACATTCAGTTTCAGATCCAGCCACTGCTATGCTTCAATCTTTTTTTAATGCCATTCCAAAAGTATTAGTAGCTTCTTTAATATTAATCGTATTTGTTGTAGGTGGTAAATTTCTTAGCAACCTTTTAAAAGAGTTATTAGATAGTTTAAATTTAAATCAAGTACTACAAAAAGCAGGATTAAACTCTTTATTTGGTACTACCAATACTGAGAAGTTAATAGCTAATATTGTTTATGCCTTTATTATTTTATTTGGAATTATCACTGCTATAGATAAATTAGAATTCCATAAACTATCAGAAATCATACATACAGTAGTAGCATTAGGCGGTAATATTTTATTTGGACTTATTATTCTTGCAATAGGAAATTGGATAGCTAATCTTGCAGCAACTAACTTTACAAAAACTGATGATAACCCTTTTGTAGCTAATGTTATTAAAATAGCCATTATTGCTATATTTTTAGCTATTGGATTACGAAAAATGGGAATTGCAGATGATATTATCAACTTAGCTTTTGGAATTACTTTAGGAGCTATTGCTTTAACTATTGTCTTATCTTTTGGATTAGGAGGAAAAGAAGCAGCTGGTAAACAAATGGAAAAAATTATAGATAAATTTAATAAGAAATAA
- the rlmD gene encoding 23S rRNA (uracil(1939)-C(5))-methyltransferase RlmD → MPRRERNKFVKRGQILEILIEDYAFGGKGIGRIRSELGEFVVFVPNTLPGQLVKARVDKSKRTYAECKLLDVIETSKDEIISSYQEIPGAPYIKLPIEKQHEYKYDSTMSLFKKIGKIDQIEDYFDEFVSSPNSFHYRNKMEYSFSAIGYDNEKKTDIDEFTLGFKRRGTWWIGENLNKDSGLFDAEFENNLYKIRDYCKETDLSPWHAPKKEGFFRYFVVRKSYKTNELLFNLVTTSYDLPQFDLNQFSNFLVSLFGDRVAGLLHTINDETGDRTIATSGSINLVYGKDKIVEELLNLNFEISMKSFFQTNPKSAEKLYTKVVDYALEKKEAIDNTVVMDLFCGTGTIGQIIASKANNTKIIGVDIVSSAIKDAKKNAKRNNIEGVEFYAADVGKFLLEHPQYRNKIRTIILDPARAGIAPKTLKKIINLNADRMVYVSCNPATQARDTETLSNAGYKIKKISLVDQFPHTSHIETVVLFEK, encoded by the coding sequence ATGCCAAGAAGAGAACGCAATAAATTTGTCAAAAGAGGTCAGATTCTAGAAATTTTAATTGAAGATTATGCCTTTGGAGGTAAAGGTATTGGTAGAATTCGTTCAGAACTGGGTGAATTTGTTGTTTTTGTACCAAACACCCTTCCTGGACAGCTTGTAAAAGCTAGAGTAGATAAATCTAAAAGAACGTATGCTGAATGTAAACTTTTAGATGTTATAGAAACTTCTAAAGATGAAATAATTTCTTCATATCAAGAAATCCCTGGAGCTCCTTATATTAAACTTCCTATAGAAAAGCAACATGAGTATAAATATGATAGTACCATGTCTTTGTTTAAGAAAATTGGAAAAATAGACCAAATTGAAGATTATTTTGATGAATTTGTTTCTTCTCCAAACTCATTTCATTATAGAAATAAAATGGAATATAGTTTTTCTGCTATTGGGTACGATAATGAAAAGAAAACAGATATAGATGAATTTACACTAGGTTTTAAAAGAAGAGGTACTTGGTGGATTGGTGAAAACTTGAATAAAGATAGTGGACTTTTTGATGCCGAGTTCGAAAACAATTTATATAAAATAAGAGACTATTGTAAAGAAACAGACTTAAGCCCTTGGCACGCTCCTAAAAAAGAAGGTTTTTTCAGGTATTTTGTCGTAAGAAAATCATACAAAACCAACGAGTTACTATTTAATCTAGTAACTACTTCTTATGATTTACCTCAATTTGATTTGAATCAGTTTTCAAATTTTTTAGTTAGTTTATTTGGTGACAGAGTCGCTGGACTATTACATACAATTAATGATGAAACTGGTGATAGAACTATTGCTACATCAGGCTCCATTAATTTAGTATATGGTAAAGATAAAATTGTAGAAGAGCTTTTAAACTTAAATTTTGAAATTAGTATGAAAAGCTTTTTTCAAACCAACCCTAAATCTGCTGAAAAATTATACACTAAAGTGGTAGATTATGCGCTTGAAAAAAAGGAAGCTATTGATAATACAGTGGTAATGGATTTGTTTTGTGGTACAGGAACTATTGGACAAATAATAGCCTCGAAAGCCAATAATACTAAAATCATAGGAGTAGATATTGTCTCTTCCGCTATAAAAGATGCTAAGAAAAATGCCAAACGCAATAATATTGAAGGCGTAGAATTTTACGCTGCTGATGTAGGTAAATTTTTATTAGAACATCCTCAATACAGAAATAAAATAAGAACTATTATTCTAGACCCTGCTAGAGCTGGTATAGCTCCAAAAACCCTTAAAAAAATCATAAATTTAAATGCAGATAGAATGGTTTATGTATCTTGTAACCCTGCTACTCAAGCTAGAGATACTGAAACACTATCAAATGCTGGTTATAAAATCAAAAAAATTAGTTTAGTAGATCAGTTTCCACATACATCACACATAGAAACTGTAGTTTTATTTGAAAAATAA
- a CDS encoding DUF6452 family protein: protein MKKYFFIISALGFIFLSSCEKDDFCVQTPITPSLILRFYDKSDATKLKSVQRFSIVAASKGTDSLFTGQNTDSIAIPLNGLANKTVYTLKMNDINNLAVDNKTATLTIDYSVEEEYISRSCGYRFIFKDIKISSSSPSWIDRLSTNEVSIVNLQNKAHVQVFH, encoded by the coding sequence ATGAAAAAATATTTCTTTATAATTTCAGCACTTGGCTTTATCTTTCTTTCTTCTTGTGAAAAAGATGATTTCTGCGTGCAAACACCTATTACACCTAGTTTAATATTACGCTTCTATGATAAAAGTGATGCTACAAAATTAAAAAGTGTACAACGTTTTTCAATTGTAGCTGCAAGTAAAGGAACAGATAGTTTATTTACTGGTCAAAATACAGACTCTATAGCTATTCCTTTAAATGGATTAGCTAATAAGACGGTATATACCTTAAAAATGAATGATATAAATAACCTAGCTGTAGATAACAAAACAGCCACATTAACTATTGATTATTCTGTTGAAGAAGAATACATATCTAGGTCTTGTGGATACCGCTTTATTTTTAAAGATATAAAAATCTCTAGCTCAAGTCCTTCTTGGATAGATAGATTATCTACAAACGAAGTCTCTATAGTCAACCTACAAAACAAAGCGCATGTACAAGTATTTCATTAG
- a CDS encoding DUF6048 family protein translates to MYKYFISICLLLISLNTFGQKAKSKTIKKDTITYKTGYGIRVGIDLSKPTLSFIEKSYRGLEIIGDYRIAKNWYIASELGYEKETSVEDFTTSTATGSYIRIGANFNAYKNWLDMNNEIFIGGRYGLAIFDHSLDSYTPNVTTGVNNTPPYFPTTEINEPRTETGLNAHWAEIQLGIKVETFKNLFLGASFAYKIGINIQDQTNFKTLYVPGFNRVFENGTGFGFNYTISYLIPFVNK, encoded by the coding sequence ATGTACAAGTATTTCATTAGTATTTGTTTACTTTTAATCAGCTTAAATACTTTTGGTCAAAAAGCAAAAAGTAAAACTATTAAAAAGGATACAATAACCTACAAAACAGGATATGGAATTAGAGTTGGAATAGATTTAAGTAAACCTACTCTTTCTTTTATTGAAAAATCATATAGGGGGCTAGAAATTATTGGTGATTATAGAATTGCCAAAAACTGGTATATTGCTTCCGAGCTTGGTTACGAAAAAGAAACATCTGTTGAAGATTTCACTACCTCTACAGCTACAGGATCTTATATTAGAATAGGTGCAAATTTTAATGCTTATAAAAATTGGTTAGATATGAATAATGAGATTTTTATAGGTGGTCGTTACGGCTTAGCCATTTTTGATCACTCTTTAGATAGTTATACACCTAATGTAACTACAGGAGTAAATAATACACCTCCATATTTCCCTACCACAGAAATAAATGAACCTAGAACTGAAACAGGTTTAAACGCTCATTGGGCAGAAATACAATTAGGGATTAAAGTGGAAACCTTTAAAAATTTATTTTTAGGTGCTAGTTTTGCTTATAAAATTGGTATTAACATACAAGATCAAACTAATTTTAAAACACTTTACGTTCCTGGATTTAATAGAGTTTTTGAAAATGGTACTGGATTTGGGTTTAACTATACAATTTCTTACTTAATTCCTTTTGTTAATAAGTAA
- a CDS encoding isopenicillin N synthase family dioxygenase codes for MNRIPSVNLQDFLSNDETRKQKFINEIGNAYENIGFVALKGHFLDDQLVEDLYTEIKNFFNLPLEVKQKYEIPGIGGQRGYVSFGKESAKGKKEGDLKEFWHFGQYVDNNPVLEAEYPANVEVTELPKFNEVGKKTYQMLEKTAQYVLRSLALHLGLEETYFDKYIKNGNSILRPIHYPPITEEPKGAVRAAAHGDINLITLLMGSHGKGLQVQNHKGEWIDAIAQPDELMINVGDMLSRHSNNKLKSTIHRVVNPPKESWGTSRFSIPFFMHPISEMKLDVLENCIDENNPKQFEDITAGEFLNERLRELGLIK; via the coding sequence ATGAATAGAATTCCAAGCGTAAATTTACAAGACTTTTTATCTAACGATGAAACACGTAAACAAAAATTCATCAATGAAATAGGGAACGCTTACGAAAACATAGGTTTTGTTGCTTTAAAAGGACACTTCTTAGATGATCAATTAGTTGAAGACTTATATACAGAAATTAAAAACTTTTTCAATCTACCTCTTGAGGTAAAACAAAAATATGAGATTCCGGGTATTGGAGGCCAAAGAGGCTATGTTTCATTTGGAAAAGAATCTGCAAAAGGAAAAAAAGAAGGAGATTTAAAAGAGTTTTGGCATTTTGGACAATATGTAGATAACAATCCTGTATTAGAAGCTGAATACCCTGCTAATGTTGAGGTTACTGAATTACCTAAATTTAATGAAGTAGGAAAAAAAACCTATCAAATGTTAGAAAAAACAGCTCAATATGTATTGCGTTCACTAGCTTTACATTTAGGTTTAGAGGAAACATATTTTGATAAGTATATTAAAAATGGTAATAGTATTTTACGTCCTATCCACTACCCTCCAATTACTGAAGAACCTAAAGGAGCTGTAAGAGCTGCCGCTCATGGAGACATTAATTTAATCACTTTACTAATGGGATCACACGGAAAAGGCTTACAAGTACAAAATCATAAAGGTGAATGGATTGACGCTATTGCTCAACCAGATGAATTAATGATTAATGTAGGCGATATGCTTTCTCGTCATAGTAATAATAAATTAAAATCAACAATACACCGTGTTGTAAACCCTCCAAAAGAATCTTGGGGAACTTCTCGTTTTTCAATCCCTTTCTTTATGCATCCTATTTCAGAAATGAAATTAGATGTTTTAGAAAACTGTATAGATGAAAATAACCCGAAGCAATTTGAAGATATTACTGCTGGTGAATTCTTAAATGAGCGTTTACGTGAATTGGGATTAATAAAATAA
- a CDS encoding translation initiation factor has protein sequence MDLQDQLKNLFPDHKFEEKPVEQKPDIWLQDEPILCKYEKRKGKPVTIIDGYNGATSDFKKLAKEIKTQLSVGGSFKDDTIIIQGDYRDKIMEILKNKGFKVKRVGG, from the coding sequence ATGGACTTACAAGATCAATTAAAAAATCTTTTTCCTGACCATAAATTTGAGGAAAAACCTGTAGAACAAAAGCCTGATATTTGGTTACAAGATGAGCCTATTCTTTGTAAATATGAAAAAAGAAAAGGAAAACCAGTTACAATTATTGATGGCTATAATGGAGCTACTAGTGACTTTAAAAAGTTAGCGAAAGAAATAAAAACTCAATTAAGTGTTGGAGGTTCCTTTAAGGATGACACCATTATTATTCAAGGAGATTATAGAGACAAAATAATGGAAATACTAAAAAATAAAGGCTTCAAAGTAAAAAGAGTTGGAGGCTAA